In Saprospiraceae bacterium, a genomic segment contains:
- a CDS encoding SAM-dependent methyltransferase → MTQSSLHLLPVALSCASINQMSNEAIEAAKSLNMCVVERAKTARHFLKSIQHPLPLAQIEVCEIPITDTHIFFKDIISRILEGQSFGLLSEAGMPCIADPGHELVKMAHQKGIPVWPYAGPNSMLMALMASGFSGQNFQFHGYLPAKKEALREQVIKLVTILKKTGVAQIFMETPYRNKQVFEILLSHVPGDLELCVASQLGNPQQCIYTRPIRDWTEANSKLHYDLPSVFILGK, encoded by the coding sequence ATGACCCAGTCATCCCTCCATCTCCTGCCCGTTGCCTTGAGTTGCGCTTCTATTAACCAGATGAGTAATGAAGCTATAGAGGCCGCTAAATCCTTGAATATGTGTGTAGTAGAGCGCGCTAAGACGGCCAGACATTTTCTTAAATCTATCCAACATCCCTTGCCTTTGGCCCAAATTGAAGTATGCGAAATTCCAATCACCGACACCCACATTTTTTTTAAGGATATCATCAGCAGAATTCTGGAAGGCCAAAGCTTTGGCCTGCTTTCAGAAGCAGGTATGCCATGCATTGCAGATCCGGGACATGAATTGGTTAAAATGGCACATCAAAAAGGAATTCCCGTTTGGCCATACGCAGGTCCTAATTCAATGCTGATGGCACTAATGGCATCAGGTTTTTCTGGTCAAAATTTTCAATTTCACGGCTACCTCCCTGCAAAAAAAGAAGCTTTGAGGGAACAGGTGATCAAACTGGTTACAATTCTTAAAAAAACTGGCGTGGCTCAAATTTTTATGGAAACTCCATACCGAAACAAACAAGTATTTGAAATTCTGTTAAGCCATGTTCCGGGCGATTTAGAATTGTGTGTAGCCAGCCAATTGGGAAATCCACAACAGTGCATTTATACGCGTCCAATTAGAGACTGGACGGAGGCTAACAGTAAATTGCATTATGATTTACCATCTGTTTTCATATTGGGCAAATGA
- a CDS encoding segregation/condensation protein A, whose protein sequence is MNTYTIKLQQFEGPFDLLLFFIERDELDIYDIPIAKITQDFLDYIRHMEQMNIDLASEFILVAATLIRIKAKMLLPRKELDENNQEIDPRKELVQRLLEYKSIREVIEDFSHMEDDQYFRIPRGNLKSEFESLAQKALVDAEWETLNLFNLMKVFQRVMDRLNETPKAVVHRIFNYVYEIEKEQARIIESIRVNGKVHFENLFDSCENRIHAIVIFLGILELVNLQQLHLIKSDHLNQFWLEEKKVEELSEEE, encoded by the coding sequence ATGAATACCTATACTATAAAACTCCAGCAATTTGAAGGGCCATTTGACCTTTTGCTGTTTTTTATTGAGCGTGACGAGCTGGATATTTATGATATTCCAATAGCTAAGATTACCCAGGATTTTCTGGACTACATCCGCCATATGGAGCAGATGAACATTGATCTGGCCAGTGAGTTTATCCTGGTGGCTGCAACATTGATCCGAATTAAAGCTAAGATGCTTTTGCCTCGTAAAGAACTCGATGAAAATAATCAGGAAATTGATCCTCGGAAAGAACTTGTACAGCGATTGTTGGAATATAAATCGATTAGGGAAGTTATAGAGGACTTCAGCCATATGGAGGATGATCAATATTTTAGAATACCACGAGGTAATTTGAAATCTGAATTCGAATCCTTAGCACAAAAAGCGCTGGTAGATGCAGAGTGGGAAACCTTGAATTTATTTAATTTGATGAAAGTGTTTCAACGGGTCATGGACCGTTTAAACGAAACACCTAAAGCTGTTGTACATCGCATTTTTAATTACGTATACGAAATAGAAAAGGAACAAGCCAGAATTATTGAAAGTATTCGCGTTAATGGAAAAGTTCATTTTGAAAATTTGTTTGATTCATGTGAAAATCGAATACACGCAATCGTAATTTTCTTGGGAATATTGGAGCTGGTAAATCTCCAGCAACTGCACCTTATAAAAAGTGACCATCTTAATCAATTTTGGCTGGAAGAAAAGAAAGTCGAAGAATTATCAGAAGAAGAGTAA